A single window of Deinococcus misasensis DSM 22328 DNA harbors:
- the thiC gene encoding phosphomethylpyrimidine synthase ThiC: MQQITTQPFPASQKKFVQGKLHPDLQVPFRAISQHPTLELWNGVSRNTPNPEVWVYDTSGPYTDPAQEINVHQGISRVRQGWIEARQDTEKLSGFSSEFTRNLLEDRQTFPQIPLPRKARSGSNVTQMHYARRGIVTPEMEFVAIREQERLEGMQELLQQHAGQPFGASIPREITPEFVRSEVAKGRAIIPANINHPELEPMVIGRNFRVKINANIGNSAVSSSIEEEIEKMVWATRWGADTIMDLSTGKNIHQTREWIIRNSPVPVGTVPIYQALEKVGGKAEELTWEVYRDTLIEQAEQGVDYFTIHAGVLLRYIPLTARRRTGIVSRGGSIMAKWCLAHHQESFLYTHFREICEIMQAYDVSFSLGDGLRPGSLEDANDAAQFAELHTLGELTRIAWEHDVQTMIEGPGHVPMQLIQENMDEQLKHCFEAPFYTLGPLTTDIAPGYDHITSAIGAAQIGWYGTAMLCYVTPKEHLGLPDKNDVREGVITYKIAAHAADLAKGFPGAQIRDNALSKARFEFRWEDQFNLALDPERARAFHDATLPAEAAKTAHFCSMCGPHFCSMKLTEDIRRGMQDKSLEFQEQGMNIYLDREVGV; the protein is encoded by the coding sequence AATCCAGAGGTGTGGGTTTATGACACCAGTGGTCCGTACACCGATCCTGCGCAGGAAATCAACGTGCATCAGGGGATTTCCAGAGTCCGTCAGGGCTGGATAGAAGCGCGTCAGGACACTGAAAAGCTCTCTGGTTTTTCCTCGGAGTTCACCAGAAATTTGCTGGAGGACAGGCAAACCTTCCCTCAGATTCCCTTGCCTCGGAAAGCAAGAAGCGGAAGCAACGTCACCCAGATGCATTACGCCAGACGGGGCATCGTCACGCCGGAAATGGAATTTGTGGCCATCCGCGAGCAAGAACGGCTTGAAGGGATGCAAGAACTTTTGCAACAACATGCCGGACAACCTTTTGGGGCCAGCATCCCCAGAGAAATCACCCCCGAATTTGTGCGCTCGGAAGTGGCAAAAGGGAGGGCGATCATTCCGGCCAACATCAACCACCCCGAGCTTGAACCGATGGTGATCGGGCGGAATTTCCGGGTGAAGATCAACGCCAACATCGGCAACAGTGCAGTGTCCAGTTCCATTGAAGAGGAAATCGAGAAAATGGTGTGGGCCACCAGATGGGGAGCCGACACCATCATGGACCTCTCGACGGGAAAAAACATTCACCAGACCCGAGAGTGGATCATCCGAAACAGCCCTGTTCCCGTGGGCACCGTGCCGATTTATCAGGCGCTGGAAAAAGTCGGAGGCAAGGCCGAGGAGTTGACCTGGGAGGTCTACCGCGACACCCTCATCGAGCAGGCCGAGCAAGGGGTGGATTACTTCACCATCCATGCTGGAGTGCTGCTCAGGTACATTCCCCTGACCGCCAGAAGGCGCACGGGCATTGTTTCCAGAGGCGGATCCATCATGGCCAAATGGTGTCTGGCGCACCATCAGGAGAGTTTCCTGTACACCCATTTCCGTGAAATCTGCGAGATCATGCAGGCCTACGATGTCAGTTTCAGCCTCGGGGATGGTTTGCGTCCCGGATCTCTGGAAGACGCCAACGACGCAGCCCAGTTTGCAGAACTGCACACCCTTGGAGAACTGACCCGCATCGCATGGGAACATGACGTTCAGACCATGATCGAGGGTCCCGGTCACGTGCCGATGCAACTCATTCAAGAGAACATGGATGAACAGCTCAAACACTGCTTTGAAGCTCCTTTTTACACCCTCGGGCCACTGACCACGGACATTGCGCCCGGCTATGACCACATCACCTCGGCGATTGGTGCAGCACAGATTGGCTGGTACGGCACCGCCATGCTTTGCTACGTGACCCCCAAAGAACACCTCGGGCTTCCCGACAAAAACGATGTCCGAGAAGGGGTCATCACCTACAAGATCGCTGCCCATGCCGCCGATCTGGCCAAAGGGTTTCCGGGTGCCCAGATCCGCGACAACGCCCTCTCCAAAGCCCGTTTTGAATTCCGCTGGGAAGACCAGTTCAACCTCGCTCTGGACCCCGAGCGTGCCCGGGCCTTCCACGATGCCACCCTTCCTGCCGAGGCCGCCAAAACCGCCCACTTCTGCTCGATGTGCGGCCCCCATTTCTGCTCCATGAAACTCACCGAAGACATCCGCAGGGGCATGCAGGACAAGTCTCTGGAGTTTCAGGAACAGGGCATGAACATCTATCTGGACCGGGAGGTGGGGGTTTGA